The DNA window AACTGGATGTCCGTGAAGTGGCTCTACTTCATTCCATCCCTCGCCATCTCCAACAATCAGGACATTGTAACCCAACTCGAAACCAAAAACTATAATGAACAACACTCCCAATGTGGTGTAAAGCATATAGAGAAAGAAGTAACGATGATTCCCATAACCAACGCAGTTATTGAGCCATGCTGAAGAGAGGGtaaaattttaagtttttggAAATATGTTACATTTCCCAGAATTTACTTACGGCAGTGATGATCcatcttcaaaatgcatttattaCATACGGAACAATGGTGAGTGCGTGGTGGTTTCGGTGCTatacattttttgcaaataCTTACAGCCTCAACGATCAGTTCTTTCTAAAATGAAAATGGTGCTTTATCATCGATTCGGGAGTGATATATAAAATTGTCCGTTCTACCTCTGGCGGAACGCCTGGCGAAGTAATAGCTGCCTTATAAAAATTATACGACACATTTGCTAGCAACCAGTGACCAACGATTAGTAGGAAGTACGTCATATTAGGACTCTTGTTCCACCAGTAAGGTAATCCGATCCAGTAGCATATAATAACTACAGCAGTCGTGAGGCAAACTACCGCAAatacaaaaaactggaagaaaatAACGTCAGACAGTTGTTGCTTCTGAAAACGACCAACCATACCGGACCAAGCAGATGAGTAAAATTGTCCACAAACCAAAAAATCGGCTCCAGGCAGACATCCGACGCGTACGATTGGTTCATGTGATGATTATAGGTGAGTGAACGAATGCATCGTATGGAATACTGATACCGGAAGCGAATGCAATTGCTTTCCATTGAAAAAGATAGAATAAATGAGACTAACATACAACAAAAGTTGATTGATGAATCTACTTACATCAGTTTAGTGGGAAACTCTTTCAGGCGCCACCGAATGCGACCCATGTTGAGCTATGATCTTGCGATTAGCTTCCACTTATAAACTAGAGGTGCtagataataattttaaatcaaatGCATTTCGAGGATTAATTTTTATTGCAGAACGTTCAACATAAATCACCAGGCATTAACACAGCACTGAGCAATTGTTTTGATAATATGATATTTACCAATAATGAGATATTAGACCCGTTACGCTGTTTTTACCCGCTATGCCCAGCTCTATTTCCTCTTCATGCGACACCACGTAACAGCTCGTAACGCACGCATTTAATCTGACCTGTCAAATTTCATTTGATCATTCTCAGTAATAACAATCATCTCTGTGATTATAGTATCTTCCAGAATTGTGGACCGCAAAATTCTCCTAATTCGAATCGTATTACTGGAATATTTTTGAGTAACATCGGAATGGGATTTTTAACCATATTaaagaaaatgaaacaaaaggaaAAGGAGATGAGAATTCTTCTACTGTGCGTAAAGCGAATAATATAAAACATCTTTTCACACTGTAATGGTTGTATTTTTATTTCCACAGTGGACTGGACAACGCCGGCAAAACTACAATTCTGAAACGTTTCAATGGAGAACCAATAGATCAAATTTCTCCTACGCTAGGTTTTAACATTAAAACTCTGGAATACAAAAACTACACGCTAAACATGTGGGATGTAGGAGGGCAGAAATCGCTTCGATCGTACTGGCGAAACTATTTCGAGTGCACCGATGGTCTAGTGTGGGTAGTTGACAGTACCGATCGCATGCGAATGGAATCTTGCCGCGAGGAACTAGCACTACTGCTTCAAGAGGAACGACTGGCAGGAGCTACGTTGTTAGTGTTAGCAAATAAACAGGATCTCCCGGGAGCACTTACCAGCAATGAGATAAAGGATGTTTTGGGATTGGAGAAAATTGAAACTCATCATTGGGTTATTCATGGTGTTAGTGCCGTAACAGGAGAAAAATTAGTGGAAGCCATCGATTGGCTGGTGGATGACATATCAAAGAGAATTTTCACACTGGATTAGTCATTGTTCTATGGATTAGCAAGAAACCATAACAATAATGCGTaaggttttttaaatattatagtCGCAAGGTATTTAAGCTAGCGCTAGTGATAACATTTGTTATATATATTAACTTACTGCTAACTACTTTTTTCTGTAATACACATACAAATTAACACTGTTTTGTTTTCAAGAGggttttatattttctaaaatccaGTCCATGTATAATCCCACCCTAGTGTAAATACTAGGAATATTTTTCAGTCCACAAGTGTTGACACCAATCGAAACAATTCCGAACTGGATGAACCTCGGTTCATTGTACAGTAACCCCACCGTACCCAGTGGTCCTCCTGAGTCACCTCGGCAACTGTCTTTCCGATCACTCCCTCCAGCGCACAATTGTTGTTCACCGAGCGCTATCGTTAGACTATTGTTCCTCATTATGTGTTCGCACTGCTCGTTATCTACGCGGGGAAGATAGGCCTTTAACAGAACATTTGAAAGCGAATTATTTTCAGTCGTTCCCCAGCCCGTTAAAATATACTTTGAATGCAGCATATTGCTATATTCTTTTGTTACTGGCAAACAGATTGGTTTGATTTGATCTGAAagtaaaatatttgttgattacAGTATTATCTATAGTACTTGTTTCTTACCATCCAATCTGGCATTACTTGCCAATCGAACAAGTCCAATGTCATTTCGAAACTTTGGGTTGTTATACATTGGATGAGTTATCGTGGTTTCCACCCGAATATCCTGAACGGGACCTGCGCAGTCTCCGTCTACTCCTTCGCAGTCAATGTCTGTGACTTTGTTATGTTCTCCCAAGCGAACATGGTCTCTGTTGAACAATGTTATACATGTTTGCATACTGAACAACTGAGTTACAAACAAAGTACTTACAAGATAAGCTTCCTATCATGCAAACAGTGAGCTGCCGTCAAAACGTATCGCTCATGAATAAGTGATCCACCGCAGCCGTCAACTAGCTCTTGGTTAAAGTCTCTGAAACGAAGCAATGCCATCCATGGGCACTCGAAGACACCTGTTTCTTTGCCATATGCTACACGATCTGCCGTCGTAGTGCCACAATTTGTGGGCAGCAACGGTTTATCCGGTGCCAAACTGGCAATGGTCTGATCCACCTCGGTGAGCTGGCAGCAAACGGCCTTACGCACTTCCGGTAAACGGCACACCGATCGACGGATGTAGTTGAGAATACCTTGAGATGGTCGTTGCTTCGATTGAATAATACTGTAAATGTTTCGGCAATGTTCTAACGGCACGCAAAGGCCAGGATGACCTGTAGGTGTAGTGCATGGTGCGCTTTCTACGAGGGACGAAAAGTGAAATGTATTAAAACATGCATTTATAGCGATGGTTGAGTATTTCAATGTAGTGTCAAATAACACGAGGTACGCCCATGTATTATCTTGAGATACCTATCTAAGCTATTGCGTAATAATGAAATTACGTCtagttttgcaaaaaaaaacatgatcgtAAGATTGCAATatgattataatttttttttgtttgctcgTTTGCGGCCATATTATAAAAGGCATGCATGGAAATACGCATGGCTGTGACTGTGTCTGTGACAGTAAATGAGATAATTAAGTTAACAGATCAAGCTTTTTCTTTGATTTCACCGTTTTTCACCTGTTTGTATACGGTAGATGGACTGAACAATTTCTCTCAATGGTTGTGATCAACAATTTAACTACTTTAGTAAGTGGTGAGACATGCTAAAGGATCGTGTTTTTGTCATGCCGTTTTTGCTTCACCACGAgagttttcttttgttttagtttAATTTTCTACAAAAATGTGGTAAAAAATAATGTAAGCACGCAAAGCTTTTGcatttgatttttaaaaaacaaCAACGTAGAAAAATTGGGTCTGCAATAGAGATTCTGATGACACCTTGCGAATTTATTACAATTTTAGTGTCTAGAAGAATATAGACAATGAGCAAACGTTGTATCAACAATTCCAgaatttattgaaagcaaactCTCATTAACCTAGTAAAAAAGAAatgtaatttcaaaaatcatgtAGATACATGATACGATATAAAAGAGTTGGGTGATCAAAATTTGTATATGATTTAGAAATGTTTTGCTCTATATACGCAACATTGCAGATAATATATGAGGTCAGAATGCTGATTACGCATCAAAATCAGCAAATATATTCCTAATGCTGAACTGCCTACCACTTCAGTTCTTAAAACAAGCTCGAGTATATTATTATTAGCTCCCCTTTTGAAAATGAATGTCTGTTGTCATGAATACACCAGTCCTTACCGGTATCAATATTTTGCTTCCGAGTTGAAGAACAAAAAACTGTTTGTGCTTCCCACATGAATAAACTTATTTGTCATCGGCGCTTGCACCACCCCACAAGACACCAGATTGACAATTCTGATAGAAATCCTGTCGGACTACTTCCGATAACTTACGTGCACAAATTCCAACGGACGCATAATGGCCCAATCCAATCAGCACCAAAATAATCCTCTTCATCTTAGTATACAAGTATATTGTTTAACTATTGCCTAACAAAACGCTCTATATGTTTACTTCGC is part of the Topomyia yanbarensis strain Yona2022 chromosome 1, ASM3024719v1, whole genome shotgun sequence genome and encodes:
- the LOC131676534 gene encoding palmitoyltransferase ZDHHC16A; this translates as MGRIRWRLKEFPTKLINCIRFRYQYSIRCIRSLTYNHHMNQSYASDVCLEPIFWFVDNFTHLLGPFFVFAVVCLTTAVVIICYWIGLPYWWNKSPNMTYFLLIVGHWLLANVSYNFYKAAITSPGVPPEKELIVEAVSICKKCIAPKPPRTHHCSVCNKCILKMDHHCPWLNNCVGYGNHRYFFLYMLYTTLGVLFIIVFGFELGYNVLIVGDGEGWNEVEPLHGHPVRFNLSGHIIPVTEMNDYVDDGLEPAQHDLPVPQEYSSDTSKHRAIIFMALINVATLFALGALTSWHSSLITRGETSIEAHINKSETKRLSALGKTYQNPYDFGPRRNWRLFLGLVRKRTWWRHVLLPSGHKPEGNGLSWLTINDFSAIDGVDEWP
- the LOC131676544 gene encoding ADP-ribosylation factor-like protein 2, with product MGFLTILKKMKQKEKEMRILLLGLDNAGKTTILKRFNGEPIDQISPTLGFNIKTLEYKNYTLNMWDVGGQKSLRSYWRNYFECTDGLVWVVDSTDRMRMESCREELALLLQEERLAGATLLVLANKQDLPGALTSNEIKDVLGLEKIETHHWVIHGVSAVTGEKLVEAIDWLVDDISKRIFTLD
- the LOC131676540 gene encoding serine protease grass-like — protein: MKRIILVLIGLGHYASVGICAQSAPCTTPTGHPGLCVPLEHCRNIYSIIQSKQRPSQGILNYIRRSVCRLPEVRKAVCCQLTEVDQTIASLAPDKPLLPTNCGTTTADRVAYGKETGVFECPWMALLRFRDFNQELVDGCGGSLIHERYVLTAAHCLHDRKLILDHVRLGEHNKVTDIDCEGVDGDCAGPVQDIRVETTITHPMYNNPKFRNDIGLVRLASNARLDDQIKPICLPVTKEYSNMLHSKYILTGWGTTENNSLSNVLLKAYLPRVDNEQCEHIMRNNSLTIALGEQQLCAGGSDRKDSCRGDSGGPLGTVGLLYNEPRFIQFGIVSIGVNTCGLKNIPSIYTRVGLYMDWILENIKPS